In Ictalurus punctatus breed USDA103 chromosome 3, Coco_2.0, whole genome shotgun sequence, the following are encoded in one genomic region:
- the ccdc85a gene encoding coiled-coil domain-containing protein 85A, protein MEKPAQAQLQSGASKSSESCTEDLSKVTDQELLKWSKDELVRRLRRAEAEKMSAIVEHGNLIREVNRRLQQHLNEIRGLKEVNQKLQEDNQELRDLCCFLDDDRQKGKKVSREWQRLGRYSAGIMRKEVTLYLQKLKELEQRQEEVLKENLELRELCLMLDEEKGSGGTGGSLSTGGPAGCRNSIDSQSSLSHASVPGPGLLRDVGDGSSTSSAGSTDSPDHLTHKQQLLAGPAAGSLEHVHKPRAVEEMPVPEQLSRRRSTSPEYAAHTFPQVCRPRCGSFSSPDHKGMRGLSPEKLGKRGSPEQFLKHLPVSSQPPGSPDLFQKHRTSIVSLCGSPEPKQILSGTPEHLQKGRVIAGSPEMLRHQYSGSPDHGKFGSPGRDVAQRRSGAEELSPHHRSIYSGMNALLSAGCCTTSCRSVKLWDSFDAS, encoded by the exons atggagaaGCCGGCACAAGCCCAGCTGCAGTCAGGTGCATCCAAGAGCTCGGAGAGTTGTACAGAGGATTTGTCCAAAGTCACGGACCAGGAGCTCCTGAAGTGGAGTAAAGATGAGCTGGTGCGGAGGCTGCGCAGAGCCGAGGCCGAAAAGATGAGCGCCATAGTGGAGCACGGAAACCTGATCCGAGAGGTGAACCGCAGGCTCCAGCAGCACCTGAACGAGATCCGGGGGCTGAAG GAGGTGAATCAGAAACTTCAAGAGGATAACCAGGAGTTACGTGACCTTTGCTGCTTTTTGGACGATGACCGGCAGAAGGGGAAGAAAGTGTCAAGGGAGTGGCAGCGCCTCGGCCGATACAGTGCAGGCATTATGCGTAAGGAGGTGACCCTGTACCTGCAGAAGctgaaggagctggagcagAGGCAGGAGGAGGTGCTGAAAGAAAACCTGGAACTGAGGGAGCTGTGTCTCATGCTGGATGAAGAAAAGGGCTCTGGAGGCACAGGAGGCTCACTGAGCACTGGAGGTCCAGCAGGCTGCAGGAACTCTATCGACAGCCAGAGCAGCCTGTCACATGCCAGCGTGCCCGGGCCAGGGCTGCTGAGGGACGTTGGGGATGGGAGTAGCACTTCCAGTGCAGGCAGCACCGACAGCCCCGATCATCTGACACATAAGCAGCAGCTGCTGGCTGGTCCAGCTGCAGGCAGTCTTGAGCATGTCCACAAACCCCGAGCAGTGGAGGAGATGCCAGTTCCAGAGCAACTCAGCCGCAGAAGGAGCACAAGTCCGGAGTATGCTGCCCATACCTTTCCTCAAGTTTGCCGGCCTCGCTGTGGCTCCTTCTCTAGTCCTGACCACAAGGGCATGCGAGGTCTCAGCCCTGAAAAGCTTGGCAAAAGAGGCAGCCCAGAGCAGTTTTTAAAGCACTTGCCAGTGTCTTCTCAGCCTCCTGGTAGCCCTGACCTCTTTCAGAAGCACAGGACAAGCATTGTGAGTCTATGTGGCAGTCCAGAGCCTAAACAGATACTGTCAGGCACTCCCGAACATCTGCAGAAGGGTCGTGTGATTGCAGGGAGCCCTGAGATGCTAAGGCACCAGTATAGTGGCAGTCCAGATCATGGCAAGTTTGGCAGCCCTGGGCGGGATGTGGCACAAAGGAGGTCAGGAGCAGAGGAGCTGTCCCCGCATCACCGGAGCATCTACAGTGGTATGAATG